The Bacillus kexueae DNA window TTATTATAACAAATCTACTAACAAATGCAATTGTTAATTACTGTTAATACATACCTTTTTGGCGTTGACTGAAAGCACGTTCAATTTCACGCTTCGCTTCTTTTTTCTTCAGGTCTTCACGCTTATCGTATTTCTTTTTCCCTTTTCCTAAACCAATCAACACTTTGGCAAAACCATTTTTCAAATATAATTTAATTGGAACAAGAGAGTAACCTTCTTCTTTCGTTGCACCAATTAATTTATTGATTTCTTTTCGGTTAAGAAGCAGTTTACGTGTACGTAGCGGCTCATGATTATAACGATTCCCTTGTTCATAAGGACTAATATGCATGTTGTGCAAAAACACTTCGCCTTTTTCGATACGGGCAAATGCATCCTTTAAGTTAACTCTCCCTAAGCGAATTGACTTAATTTCCGTTCCTTGTAGAACAAGACCCGCTTCATACGTTTCTTCAATAAAATAATCATGGTTCGCTTTCTTATTTTGAGAA harbors:
- the smpB gene encoding SsrA-binding protein SmpB gives rise to the protein MPKGVGKVVSQNKKANHDYFIEETYEAGLVLQGTEIKSIRLGRVNLKDAFARIEKGEVFLHNMHISPYEQGNRYNHEPLRTRKLLLNRKEINKLIGATKEEGYSLVPIKLYLKNGFAKVLIGLGKGKKKYDKREDLKKKEAKREIERAFSQRQKGMY